One Paraburkholderia agricolaris DNA segment encodes these proteins:
- a CDS encoding potassium transporter Kup yields the protein MSSTALSAASSAKKAAPGLVLGAIGVVFGDIGTSPLYTLRECLKAAGGITQTNVFGIVSLILWSIIIVVTLKYVSFVMRADNEGEGGILALTALASRVAPARLRGVLLTLGVFGAAMFYGDSMITPAISVISAVEGVTLVDPHLTEWIVPISLVILTGLFKLQKRGTGAVGQVFGPVMIVWFVTLAVLGISHIVTHTAIMQAVSPLYAVAFVAHAPATAFVVLGSVFLALTGGEALYADMGHFGKKPIRLAWLILVLPSLVLNYFGQAALVLEKPSAIAQPFFQSAPGWALVPLVVLATAATIIASQAVISGAFSMTKQAVQLGFLPRIPVVHTSTHEIGQVYVPFINVTLYAAVVFLVVFFKSSDNLAAAYGIAVASTMLLTTLLMYFITHSLWHWKPLATAAVIGPLALVDAVFVSSNVGKVLDGGWFPLLAGGALFTVMTTWHKGREMVVDKMKTDNMPLVALIHSLCGGEHSPPRVNGTAVFPGGVVDMAPSAFLHNLKHNGVMHQVNIFLAGTTDNVPHVPDERKATVVDLGHGCYAVTVHYGFMEIPNVPFILELAQKQMPNWNYEPADTSFFLARDTVMATGESKSMPLWREKLFAFLARNAAQAAEYYSLPANRVVEMGGQINI from the coding sequence ATGTCCTCCACTGCTCTCAGCGCGGCCTCTTCTGCAAAAAAAGCTGCGCCCGGTCTTGTGCTCGGCGCCATCGGGGTTGTGTTCGGCGACATCGGAACCAGCCCGCTCTATACGCTGCGCGAATGCCTGAAGGCGGCAGGCGGCATCACGCAAACCAATGTGTTCGGCATTGTCTCGCTGATTCTGTGGTCGATCATCATTGTCGTCACGCTGAAGTACGTCAGCTTCGTGATGCGTGCGGACAACGAAGGCGAAGGCGGCATCCTGGCGCTCACCGCGCTTGCATCCAGAGTGGCACCCGCACGATTGCGCGGCGTTCTGCTAACGCTCGGCGTGTTCGGTGCAGCCATGTTCTACGGCGATTCAATGATCACACCGGCCATTTCGGTGATATCCGCCGTGGAAGGCGTGACACTCGTGGACCCGCATCTGACCGAGTGGATTGTCCCGATCTCGCTCGTCATCCTCACGGGCCTCTTCAAACTTCAGAAGCGCGGCACGGGCGCGGTCGGCCAGGTTTTCGGGCCAGTGATGATCGTGTGGTTCGTGACGCTGGCGGTGCTGGGCATCTCCCATATCGTTACGCATACCGCGATCATGCAAGCCGTCTCGCCGCTCTACGCGGTCGCATTCGTCGCACATGCACCGGCCACCGCGTTCGTTGTCCTGGGTTCGGTCTTTCTGGCGCTGACCGGCGGTGAGGCGCTCTATGCCGACATGGGTCATTTCGGCAAAAAGCCGATCCGTCTCGCATGGCTGATTCTCGTGCTGCCGAGTCTGGTGCTGAACTACTTCGGTCAGGCGGCACTGGTTCTGGAAAAACCCTCCGCGATTGCTCAACCGTTTTTTCAGTCCGCGCCTGGCTGGGCGCTCGTGCCGCTGGTCGTGCTCGCCACGGCGGCCACCATCATCGCGTCTCAGGCCGTTATCTCAGGCGCCTTCTCGATGACCAAGCAGGCCGTGCAACTCGGCTTTCTGCCGCGCATCCCGGTGGTGCACACGTCGACGCACGAGATCGGCCAGGTGTATGTCCCGTTTATCAACGTCACGCTGTACGCAGCCGTGGTTTTTCTGGTGGTGTTTTTCAAATCCTCTGACAATCTGGCGGCGGCTTACGGTATCGCCGTGGCGTCGACCATGCTGCTGACCACCTTGCTGATGTACTTCATCACCCACTCCCTGTGGCACTGGAAGCCGCTGGCCACCGCGGCTGTTATCGGCCCCCTTGCGCTTGTCGACGCGGTGTTCGTATCGAGCAACGTCGGCAAGGTGCTGGATGGCGGCTGGTTTCCGCTGCTCGCCGGAGGTGCGCTGTTCACCGTGATGACCACCTGGCACAAGGGACGTGAAATGGTGGTCGACAAGATGAAAACCGACAACATGCCGCTGGTGGCCCTGATTCATTCGTTGTGCGGCGGCGAGCACTCACCGCCGCGCGTGAACGGCACGGCCGTTTTTCCGGGCGGGGTCGTGGACATGGCGCCCTCGGCATTTCTGCATAACCTGAAGCACAACGGCGTCATGCATCAGGTCAACATCTTTCTTGCGGGTACGACGGACAACGTACCGCATGTTCCCGACGAGCGGAAAGCCACGGTGGTCGACCTCGGACACGGATGCTACGCCGTCACGGTTCACTACGGCTTTATGGAGATTCCGAACGTTCCGTTCATTCTCGAACTGGCGCAGAAACAGATGCCGAACTGGAACTACGAACCTGCTGATACGTCGTTCTTTCTCGCGCGCGACACGGTGATGGCCACCGGCGAAAGCAAATCGATGCCGCTCTGGCGCGAGAAGCTGTTCGCGTTTCTTGCCAGAAACGCAGCGCAGGCGGCTGAGTACTACAGCCTGCCCGCTAACCGCGTGGTGGAAATGGGCGGTCAGATCAATATCTGA
- the kdgD gene encoding 5-dehydro-4-deoxyglucarate dehydratase, with amino-acid sequence MTSPQELKAIVSEGLLSFPVTDFDEQGDFRADTYAARLEWLAPYGATALFAAGGTGEFFSLTKSDYTEVVRTATDTCRGKVPILAGAGGPTRVAIEYAQEAERLGASGVLLMPHYLTEASQEGIAAHVEQVCKAVKNIGVIVYNRANSKLNADMLERLADSCPNLIGFKDGVGEIENMVTIRRRLGERFSYLGGLPTAEIYAAAYKAMGVPVYSSAVFNFIPKTAMDFYRAIAADDHATVGKLIDEFFLPYLAIRNRRQGYAVSIVKAGAKLVGHGAGPVRAPLTDLTEEEMAQLDVLIRKLGAQ; translated from the coding sequence ATGACCTCACCTCAAGAACTCAAAGCGATCGTCTCGGAAGGCCTGCTGTCGTTTCCGGTGACCGACTTCGACGAACAGGGCGATTTCCGCGCCGATACCTATGCTGCGCGCCTCGAATGGCTCGCGCCGTATGGCGCGACGGCATTGTTCGCCGCGGGCGGCACGGGCGAATTTTTCTCGCTGACCAAAAGCGACTACACGGAGGTGGTTCGCACGGCGACCGATACCTGCCGCGGCAAGGTGCCGATTCTCGCCGGTGCGGGCGGCCCGACGCGCGTTGCGATTGAATATGCACAGGAGGCCGAACGTCTTGGCGCAAGCGGCGTGCTGCTGATGCCGCACTATCTGACCGAGGCGTCGCAGGAAGGCATTGCCGCGCACGTCGAGCAGGTCTGCAAGGCGGTGAAGAACATCGGCGTGATCGTCTATAACCGCGCGAATTCGAAGCTGAACGCGGATATGCTCGAACGTCTCGCGGACAGTTGCCCGAATCTGATCGGCTTCAAGGACGGCGTGGGTGAAATCGAGAACATGGTGACGATTCGCCGGCGTCTCGGTGAGCGTTTCTCGTACCTCGGCGGCCTGCCGACCGCGGAAATCTACGCTGCGGCTTATAAGGCGATGGGCGTGCCGGTGTACTCGTCGGCGGTCTTTAACTTTATCCCGAAGACCGCGATGGATTTCTACCGTGCGATTGCCGCGGACGACCACGCTACCGTCGGCAAGCTGATCGATGAATTTTTCCTGCCGTATCTGGCGATCCGTAACCGCCGCCAAGGCTACGCGGTCAGTATCGTGAAGGCCGGCGCGAAGCTGGTCGGCCACGGCGCGGGCCCGGTGCGCGCGCCGCTGACCGATCTGACCGAAGAGGAAATGGCGCAACTCGACGTGCTGATCAGGAAGCTCGGCGCGCAATAA
- a CDS encoding NRAMP family divalent metal transporter: MTRSSLLNPKVSPRLRWIALCGPGLLVMLADCDAGNVVTAAQAGAQWGLQLLVLLLGLIPLLYMVQELTVRLGIFTGRGHGELIRSHFGSLWAWVSAAGLVVAVLSSLVTEFTGVAGVGELYGVSRSITLPLAALALIAIVSTGSHRRVDRVAIFIGAFELMFFVVAWKAHPDVHELFRQMADLPLGNHQFGYLAAALIGATFNPWMVFYQQAAVADKKLTAADYTVARVETAVGAVLTQLLTAAVLVAAAATLSGGGNAGALQSVGEISNALATAVGPNAGRFLFSAGVLGASMVAAIVCSLSLAWGLGEVAGYRRSLEDRPTHSPWFYGVYVASVAGSAYVVWLAPNLVVLNVAAQVVNAVMLPLVIGLLIALSVTALPNPYRPRGAYLWLVAGIAVVVCAAGLAGAAFGVIA; this comes from the coding sequence ATGACCCGTTCCTCGCTGCTCAATCCAAAAGTCTCGCCTCGTCTGCGCTGGATTGCTTTGTGCGGACCGGGACTGCTCGTCATGCTCGCTGACTGCGATGCAGGCAATGTCGTAACGGCGGCGCAGGCCGGCGCGCAATGGGGGCTGCAACTTCTGGTGCTGCTGCTGGGCCTTATCCCCTTGCTTTACATGGTTCAGGAACTCACTGTCCGGCTCGGTATTTTTACGGGGCGAGGTCACGGCGAACTGATTCGCTCGCACTTCGGCTCGCTATGGGCGTGGGTATCCGCGGCCGGATTGGTCGTCGCCGTACTGAGTTCTCTGGTGACCGAATTCACCGGGGTCGCCGGCGTGGGAGAGCTATATGGCGTGTCCCGCTCCATTACGTTGCCGCTTGCCGCTCTCGCGCTGATCGCGATCGTGTCCACCGGATCGCATCGACGCGTGGACAGGGTCGCGATCTTCATTGGCGCCTTCGAATTGATGTTTTTCGTTGTGGCATGGAAGGCTCATCCGGATGTCCACGAACTGTTCCGGCAAATGGCGGACCTGCCGCTCGGCAATCACCAGTTTGGATATCTTGCGGCCGCACTGATTGGCGCGACGTTCAATCCATGGATGGTCTTCTACCAGCAGGCCGCGGTAGCGGATAAAAAGCTCACGGCGGCTGACTACACGGTGGCTCGGGTCGAAACGGCGGTGGGCGCCGTGCTCACGCAATTACTGACCGCGGCGGTCCTCGTCGCCGCGGCAGCAACGCTGTCGGGAGGCGGCAATGCGGGCGCGCTACAAAGCGTCGGCGAAATCAGCAACGCGCTTGCGACTGCAGTAGGTCCGAACGCGGGGCGTTTTCTCTTCAGCGCCGGTGTGCTGGGTGCGTCGATGGTGGCCGCTATTGTCTGCTCGCTGTCGCTGGCATGGGGGCTTGGCGAAGTGGCGGGATACCGGCGCTCGCTTGAAGACCGGCCCACGCATTCACCGTGGTTCTATGGCGTGTATGTGGCATCCGTCGCCGGCAGCGCTTATGTGGTCTGGCTGGCACCGAATCTCGTTGTGCTGAATGTCGCGGCGCAGGTTGTCAACGCAGTGATGCTGCCGCTGGTGATTGGCTTACTCATTGCACTCAGCGTTACGGCTCTGCCTAACCCATACCGGCCGCGTGGAGCGTACCTGTGGCTCGTTGCCGGGATTGCCGTGGTCGTGTGTGCAGCGGGCCTTGCAGGTGCCGCTTTTGGGGTCATTGCCTGA
- the gudD gene encoding glucarate dehydratase, with translation MSTNSSQSNATPIVTELRVVPVAGRDSMLMNLSGAHGPFFTRNIVILRDSAGHTGVGEVPGGESIRQTIDDARPLVVGQSIGNLQAILNKARTQFADRDAGGRGLQTFDLRTTIHAVTALEAALLDLLGQHLGVPVAALLGEGQQRDEVEMLGYLFYIGDRKKTDLPYASGADGRDDWERVRTEEAMTPEAVVRLAEAAQARYGFNDFKLKGGVLSGDAEIEAVTALAERFPNARVTLDPNGAWSLAEAVRLCRDKHDVLAYAEDPCGAENGYSGREVMAEFRRATGLPTATNMIATDWRQMGHAIQLQSVDIPLADPHFWTMQGSVRVAQMCNEWGLTWGSHSNNHFDISLAMFTHVAAAAPGKITAIDTHWIWQDGQRLTREPLQIVGGKVKVPQAAGLGVELDMDEIEKAHALYQQHGLGARDDGVAMQYLIPNWKFDNKRPCLVR, from the coding sequence ATGTCCACGAACTCATCCCAATCGAACGCTACGCCGATCGTGACCGAGCTGCGCGTCGTGCCCGTCGCCGGCCGTGACAGCATGCTGATGAATCTGAGCGGCGCGCATGGCCCGTTCTTCACGCGCAATATCGTCATTCTGCGCGACAGTGCCGGACACACGGGCGTCGGCGAGGTGCCGGGTGGCGAGAGCATCCGCCAGACCATCGACGACGCGCGTCCGCTGGTCGTCGGTCAGTCGATCGGCAATCTTCAGGCTATCCTGAACAAAGCGCGTACCCAGTTCGCCGATCGCGATGCCGGTGGCCGTGGTCTGCAGACCTTCGATCTGCGCACCACCATTCACGCGGTGACCGCGCTCGAAGCCGCCTTGCTCGATCTGCTCGGTCAGCATCTTGGCGTGCCCGTCGCGGCGCTGCTCGGTGAAGGCCAGCAACGCGACGAAGTGGAAATGCTCGGTTATCTGTTCTATATCGGCGACCGCAAGAAAACCGATCTGCCCTATGCGAGCGGCGCGGATGGGCGCGACGACTGGGAGCGCGTGCGTACCGAAGAAGCGATGACGCCCGAGGCCGTCGTGCGGCTCGCCGAGGCAGCGCAGGCGCGCTACGGCTTCAACGATTTCAAACTCAAAGGCGGCGTGTTGTCCGGCGACGCCGAAATCGAAGCGGTCACGGCGCTCGCCGAGCGTTTCCCCAACGCCCGCGTCACGCTCGACCCGAACGGCGCATGGTCGCTCGCGGAAGCGGTGCGCCTGTGCCGCGACAAGCACGACGTGCTGGCTTACGCGGAAGATCCGTGCGGCGCGGAGAATGGTTATTCGGGCCGCGAGGTGATGGCCGAGTTCCGCCGCGCGACCGGTTTGCCGACGGCGACCAACATGATCGCGACCGACTGGCGTCAGATGGGCCACGCGATCCAGTTGCAGTCGGTGGATATTCCGCTTGCCGATCCGCATTTCTGGACCATGCAGGGTTCGGTACGGGTGGCGCAGATGTGCAATGAATGGGGGCTCACCTGGGGCTCGCACTCGAACAATCACTTCGACATTTCGCTCGCGATGTTCACGCATGTCGCGGCGGCGGCGCCCGGCAAGATTACGGCGATCGACACGCACTGGATCTGGCAGGACGGTCAGCGCCTGACGCGTGAGCCGCTGCAGATCGTCGGCGGCAAGGTCAAGGTGCCTCAGGCTGCCGGCCTCGGTGTCGAACTGGATATGGACGAGATCGAGAAGGCGCATGCGCTGTATCAGCAACACGGCCTCGGTGCGCGCGACGACGGCGTGGCCATGCAATACCTGATTCCGAACTGGAAGTTCGACAACAAGCGCCCGTGTCTGGTGCGCTGA
- a CDS encoding NRAMP family divalent metal transporter, which produces MATPATNVSPPRSAVLDSAHIGDIKGALGTIAHHDTAPRTNWWARFRTLLAILGPGLIVMVGDNDAGAFGTYTQAGQNYGTTLLWTMLLLVPVLFVNQEMVLRLGAVTGVGHARLIFERFGKFWGAFSVVDLFILNALTIVTEFIGITFVLDFFGISKILGVCIAAALTMAAVSTGNFRRFERFAVVLCLLSLLLVPVLVSIHPPVAQMTRDFLIPNWPTHSKLSDVMLLVIGIVGTTVAPWQLFFQQSYVVDKRITPRFMKYEKADLWIGIVFVLIGAVAMISFCAALYAGKPEFGNFTDAGGVIAGLEKYAGRTSATLFAVALLDACIIGAAAVSLSTAYAIGDVFKIRHSLHRPVSDAKGFYLVYFGIVAAAAALVLIPGSPLGLLTEAVQTLAGVLLPSATVFLLLLCNDKAVLGPWVNSKKLNLFTGAVIWVLVMLSIILTASVVYPDITGETILETLAGGTLLAVFGYAATVGIRRVRREAADGHVQQYPKNARDTWRMPPLDELPPPKLTLSKRVWMGVLRGYLVVAVGLVVLKVVQMTLLK; this is translated from the coding sequence ATGGCCACTCCCGCTACTAACGTCTCACCGCCACGCAGCGCCGTGCTCGACTCGGCGCACATCGGCGACATCAAGGGGGCGCTCGGCACCATTGCCCATCACGACACCGCACCGCGCACCAACTGGTGGGCACGCTTCCGAACGCTCCTCGCGATCCTCGGACCTGGCCTCATCGTGATGGTCGGCGATAACGACGCCGGTGCCTTTGGCACGTACACCCAGGCCGGCCAGAACTATGGGACCACCTTGCTGTGGACCATGTTGCTGCTGGTGCCCGTTCTGTTCGTCAACCAGGAAATGGTGCTGCGTCTCGGCGCGGTCACGGGCGTGGGTCATGCACGGCTTATCTTCGAACGCTTCGGCAAGTTCTGGGGGGCGTTCAGCGTCGTCGACCTGTTCATCCTCAACGCGCTGACCATCGTCACCGAGTTTATCGGCATCACCTTCGTTCTCGACTTCTTTGGCATCTCGAAGATTCTCGGGGTCTGTATTGCCGCGGCGCTCACCATGGCCGCCGTCAGTACCGGCAATTTCAGACGCTTCGAGCGCTTCGCCGTCGTACTGTGCCTGCTGAGTTTGCTGCTCGTGCCCGTGCTGGTGTCGATTCACCCGCCGGTCGCTCAGATGACGCGCGACTTCCTCATTCCGAACTGGCCCACTCATTCGAAACTGAGCGATGTGATGCTGCTCGTCATCGGCATCGTCGGCACCACGGTCGCACCGTGGCAACTGTTCTTCCAGCAAAGCTACGTGGTCGACAAACGCATCACCCCGCGTTTCATGAAGTACGAAAAAGCCGACCTGTGGATCGGTATTGTGTTCGTGCTGATTGGCGCCGTGGCGATGATTTCGTTCTGTGCCGCGCTGTACGCCGGCAAGCCCGAATTCGGCAATTTCACGGACGCAGGCGGCGTGATCGCGGGCCTGGAAAAATACGCGGGGCGCACTTCGGCCACGCTCTTCGCCGTGGCCCTTCTTGACGCCTGCATCATCGGCGCCGCCGCGGTCTCGCTGTCGACGGCCTACGCCATCGGCGACGTGTTCAAGATCCGTCACTCGTTGCATCGTCCGGTGTCGGACGCCAAGGGTTTCTATCTCGTCTATTTCGGCATCGTTGCCGCCGCGGCCGCGCTGGTGCTGATTCCCGGCAGCCCGCTTGGTCTGCTAACCGAAGCGGTGCAAACACTCGCGGGTGTCCTGCTGCCTAGCGCCACGGTGTTTCTGCTGCTGCTGTGCAACGACAAGGCCGTGCTTGGCCCGTGGGTCAACTCGAAGAAACTCAATCTGTTCACGGGCGCCGTGATCTGGGTGCTGGTGATGCTGTCCATCATCCTGACCGCGTCGGTCGTTTATCCGGACATCACGGGCGAAACGATTCTGGAAACGCTCGCGGGCGGCACGCTCCTCGCCGTCTTCGGCTATGCCGCCACGGTCGGAATTCGTCGAGTCCGTCGCGAAGCCGCGGACGGACACGTGCAGCAGTATCCGAAGAACGCCCGCGATACCTGGCGCATGCCGCCGCTGGACGAACTGCCGCCGCCCAAACTCACGCTGAGCAAGCGTGTCTGGATGGGTGTGCTGCGAGGCTACCTGGTAGTGGCCGTCGGCCTCGTTGTTCTGAAGGTCGTGCAGATGACGCTGCTGAAATAA
- a CDS encoding MFS transporter — translation MLGIGLVNMLVALDQTVVSTALPSIVAELHGFEYYAWIASAYLLASVVTVPVFGRLGDYFGRKRFVIAAVITFTVASVLCGVANDMLFLVIARGLQGVGGGMMVGTAFASIPDLFPDPRARVRWQVVMAAAYGIGTAAGPSLGGWMSEHWGWRSTFLINLPVGAAALYFIWAHLPNLQRPHEGEVKIDWLGAALVAIVLGGFQALIEAVPKHGLTTGNLTLAAFVIASAVALLVCEKRATHPIIPLDLFKDAQLVTLFILGFLSGFVMFSLIFFAPLLLQGGFGLSPQQAGLLATPIAACIALGSLLNTRIVIHMKKPTRILSIGFALLLFAAIALAFANPQTPHVWIELPMAAVGIGLGFILNNLNVFGQEIAGRERFGITTALLQSTRMVGGMLGTSIVATVVQHHYRDVVTRTMSVLGEPAVSQWQPRFVDLRILIDEASRLKLIADMKPSGLNTLALIDTARDALVQSIHIGVWLTAVAALAAALLVQRISHVVFRKS, via the coding sequence ATGCTCGGCATCGGCCTTGTCAATATGCTGGTCGCACTCGACCAGACCGTCGTCAGCACCGCGCTGCCTTCGATCGTCGCCGAACTGCACGGCTTCGAGTACTACGCATGGATTGCCAGCGCGTACCTGCTGGCGTCAGTGGTGACCGTTCCCGTGTTCGGCCGTCTCGGCGACTACTTCGGCCGCAAGCGTTTTGTGATCGCCGCGGTCATTACGTTCACCGTGGCGTCGGTGCTCTGCGGCGTCGCGAACGACATGCTGTTCCTTGTGATCGCACGCGGCTTGCAAGGCGTCGGCGGCGGGATGATGGTAGGTACCGCGTTCGCGTCGATTCCGGATCTGTTCCCCGATCCTCGCGCGCGGGTGCGCTGGCAGGTGGTGATGGCGGCCGCGTACGGAATCGGCACCGCGGCGGGTCCGTCGCTGGGCGGCTGGATGAGCGAGCACTGGGGCTGGCGCTCCACCTTCCTGATCAACCTGCCGGTCGGCGCCGCGGCGCTCTATTTCATCTGGGCGCATCTGCCCAACCTGCAGCGGCCGCACGAGGGCGAGGTCAAGATCGACTGGCTCGGTGCGGCATTAGTCGCCATCGTACTGGGTGGCTTTCAGGCGCTCATCGAAGCCGTGCCGAAGCATGGTTTGACGACCGGCAACCTGACGCTGGCGGCCTTCGTGATCGCGAGCGCCGTTGCGTTGCTGGTGTGCGAAAAACGCGCCACGCATCCAATCATTCCACTCGACCTGTTCAAGGACGCGCAACTCGTCACGCTGTTCATACTCGGTTTCCTGTCCGGCTTCGTGATGTTTTCGCTGATCTTCTTTGCGCCGCTGCTGCTGCAAGGCGGCTTCGGCTTGTCGCCGCAACAGGCGGGTCTGCTCGCCACGCCGATCGCCGCCTGCATCGCACTCGGCAGCCTGCTGAATACGCGCATCGTCATCCACATGAAGAAGCCCACGCGGATTCTGTCGATCGGGTTCGCACTGCTGCTGTTCGCCGCGATCGCGCTGGCGTTCGCCAATCCGCAGACACCGCACGTGTGGATCGAATTGCCGATGGCGGCCGTCGGTATCGGCCTGGGTTTCATCCTGAACAATCTGAATGTGTTCGGCCAGGAAATTGCCGGGCGCGAACGCTTCGGCATCACGACGGCGCTGCTTCAGTCCACGCGGATGGTGGGTGGGATGCTCGGCACCAGCATTGTGGCAACCGTGGTGCAGCATCACTATCGCGACGTGGTGACGCGCACGATGAGCGTGCTCGGCGAGCCGGCCGTTTCGCAATGGCAGCCGCGTTTCGTCGATCTGCGCATCCTGATCGACGAAGCATCGCGACTGAAACTGATTGCGGATATGAAGCCGTCGGGCCTCAATACGCTCGCGTTGATCGACACGGCACGCGATGCGCTGGTGCAGTCGATTCATATCGGCGTGTGGCTGACGGCGGTAGCGGCACTGGCCGCTGCGCTGCTCGTGCAGCGCATCTCGCACGTGGTGTTTCGCAAGAGCTGA
- a CDS encoding substrate-binding periplasmic protein — protein sequence MIRNWLGGVLLAVCFVSNAFAGGPDCSRPFTLGLHDHGLLYSLDTDSGIDKDFADELIRRSGCQIKVSLMSRARIWKLIESGALDFSLSGIANDERNQYASFAWYFSDKYYLLVRKDAGIHNVADFEHNRHAQLGVIRSFRYSASANELVDRLTAENRVSLAGGLEPLYQALILRQIQGMIIEPFDYPALDAKKIRNVTTIVEFNDPSVPHGLIMSKKALSAAEREKWQALVDEMRADGTVRRIFEKYFKPDLADSMVNFKASP from the coding sequence GTGATTCGAAACTGGCTTGGCGGGGTTCTGTTGGCAGTGTGTTTCGTAAGCAATGCTTTTGCGGGCGGCCCGGATTGCTCCCGGCCGTTCACGCTTGGATTGCACGACCACGGCCTGCTCTATTCGCTCGACACCGACAGCGGTATCGACAAAGACTTTGCGGACGAGCTGATCCGGCGCAGCGGTTGCCAGATCAAGGTCAGTCTGATGTCGCGGGCACGTATCTGGAAACTGATCGAGTCGGGTGCGCTCGATTTCAGCCTTTCTGGCATTGCGAACGACGAACGCAATCAATATGCGTCGTTTGCATGGTACTTCAGTGATAAATACTATCTACTCGTGCGCAAGGACGCCGGTATCCACAACGTCGCGGATTTCGAACATAACCGGCACGCCCAGCTCGGCGTGATCCGCAGTTTTCGCTACAGCGCATCGGCCAACGAACTGGTCGACAGACTGACGGCGGAAAACCGGGTCAGCCTGGCAGGAGGGCTCGAACCGCTCTACCAGGCGCTTATTCTTCGGCAGATCCAGGGCATGATTATCGAGCCCTTCGATTACCCCGCACTGGACGCGAAAAAAATCCGCAATGTGACAACGATTGTCGAGTTCAACGATCCTTCGGTGCCGCACGGTCTGATCATGTCGAAGAAAGCGCTCTCCGCCGCCGAACGGGAAAAGTGGCAGGCGCTGGTAGACGAAATGCGCGCCGACGGCACGGTGCGGCGAATCTTCGAAAAGTACTTCAAGCCGGATCTGGCCGATTCCATGGTCAACTTCAAGGCGTCACCGTGA